A region of Flavobacterium indicum GPTSA100-9 = DSM 17447 DNA encodes the following proteins:
- the porM gene encoding type IX secretion system motor protein PorM/GldM, with amino-acid sequence MAGGNLSPRQKMINLMYLVFVAMLAMNMSKEVLSAFGLMNEKFEGANTSAAQTNKDMLTVLDQKATESKSQFGGAAATAHKVVDATKKFYEFVQSLKGDVTKDIELDNGKLPYEAMDKGDKIDELWFSGENYSPKGKAVIDAIETYKSELKAALGNEKKYQSILNDFLSKFDTKDVKKTDGSTDKYLNYHFKGFPAIASLAKLSAWQSDAKKVESDVIAAALGKAAVDAASMKNYQAIVVLEKNAYFQGEQVKGKVVLGRYDENTKPTSFKGPGKLENGQAVISMTAGGIGEQKIGGEFTFLEDGKNIPLKFEGTYVVVPRPNQAIISADKMNVVYRGIDNPISVSIPGVASNNVTASAPGMRSTGQGKFVIKPGAGNEVKITATGKLPDGTSVSSSMPFRIKALPKPTGKIRGDVSPKGPKSSLEVSTVTAVMEDFDFPVTVNVVQFNLKVPGQPTVVVQGNKMNAAALAAIKKAGKGDVVTISEIKAKFTGIDQVPKQPSPCTFEIQ; translated from the coding sequence ATGGCAGGAGGAAATTTAAGTCCTAGACAGAAGATGATTAACCTAATGTACTTGGTTTTCGTCGCAATGTTGGCAATGAACATGTCAAAAGAAGTACTTTCAGCTTTCGGATTAATGAATGAAAAATTTGAAGGAGCAAATACTTCTGCAGCTCAAACTAATAAAGATATGTTAACTGTTTTAGATCAAAAAGCAACAGAAAGCAAATCTCAATTTGGTGGTGCTGCTGCAACAGCTCATAAAGTTGTTGACGCTACTAAAAAATTCTATGAATTTGTACAATCATTAAAAGGAGACGTTACTAAAGATATCGAATTAGATAATGGTAAACTTCCTTATGAAGCAATGGATAAAGGAGATAAAATTGATGAATTATGGTTCTCTGGTGAAAACTATTCACCTAAAGGTAAAGCTGTAATTGATGCAATTGAAACTTACAAATCTGAATTAAAAGCTGCTTTAGGTAATGAGAAAAAATACCAGTCTATTTTAAACGATTTCTTATCTAAATTTGATACTAAAGACGTTAAGAAAACAGACGGTTCTACTGACAAATATTTAAATTATCATTTTAAAGGTTTCCCTGCAATTGCTTCATTAGCAAAATTAAGTGCTTGGCAATCGGATGCTAAAAAAGTTGAATCAGACGTAATTGCTGCAGCTTTAGGTAAAGCAGCTGTTGATGCAGCTTCAATGAAAAATTACCAAGCTATTGTAGTTTTAGAGAAAAATGCTTATTTCCAAGGTGAGCAAGTGAAAGGTAAAGTAGTTTTAGGTCGTTACGACGAAAATACAAAACCAACTTCATTCAAAGGACCTGGTAAATTAGAAAATGGACAAGCTGTTATTTCAATGACTGCTGGTGGTATTGGTGAGCAAAAAATTGGTGGTGAATTTACATTCTTAGAAGATGGAAAAAACATTCCATTAAAATTTGAAGGAACTTATGTAGTTGTTCCAAGACCAAACCAAGCAATTATTTCAGCTGACAAAATGAATGTTGTATACCGTGGTATTGACAACCCAATTTCAGTTTCTATACCAGGAGTAGCATCTAATAATGTTACAGCTTCTGCGCCAGGAATGAGAAGCACAGGGCAAGGTAAGTTTGTAATTAAACCAGGTGCTGGTAATGAAGTTAAAATTACCGCTACAGGTAAATTACCTGATGGAACTTCTGTAAGTAGCTCTATGCCTTTCAGAATTAAAGCGTTACCAAAACCAACAGGGAAAATTAGAGGTGATGTATCTCCTAAAGGACCAAAATCAAGTTTAGAAGTGTCTACAGTTACTGCAGTTATGGAAGATTTTGATTTTCCTGTAACAGTAAATGTTGTACAATTTAACTTAAAAGTACCTGGACAACCAACAGTAGTAGTTCAAGGTAACAAAATGAATGCTGCTGCTTTAGCTGCTATCAAAAAAGCAGGTAAAGGTGATGTAGTTACAATTTCAGAAATCAAGGCTAAGTTTACAGGTATTGACCAAGTACCTAAACAACCTTCACCTTGTACTTTTGAAATTCAATAA
- the porN gene encoding type IX secretion system ring subunit PorN/GldN: MNWRNFLLATVLGFSAISFAQSNLLNAKTPDEIGKKTQAELNADNDKPMPYGYVGDRDILMGKATWELIDVNQRVNFPLYFPVDESVDLGPDRRSLYAVLMSAIKDKKITEVYDSGYFTTKKSYEDIEKALSFKDTLDQGIEQINAGEKEISPEFIVKYEIKPEHVAGYKVKGYWYFDKRQGELKYRLLGICPRVPDVYTLKGEAANVEYVDLFWIYFPAAREVLHGAKAFNEKNSAMPFSFDHVLNSRRFSGVIYLEENVYGDREIKDYMKENSQMQLLESERVKEKIRNFELDMWNY; encoded by the coding sequence ATGAATTGGAGAAATTTTTTATTAGCAACTGTATTAGGTTTTAGTGCAATTTCATTTGCTCAATCTAATTTATTAAATGCAAAAACACCAGACGAAATTGGTAAAAAGACACAAGCGGAATTAAACGCAGATAACGACAAACCAATGCCTTATGGTTATGTAGGAGATAGAGATATCTTAATGGGTAAAGCTACATGGGAATTAATAGATGTTAATCAACGTGTTAACTTTCCATTGTATTTTCCAGTAGATGAATCTGTAGATTTAGGACCAGACAGAAGATCGCTTTATGCAGTTTTAATGTCTGCCATTAAAGATAAAAAAATTACAGAAGTATATGACTCTGGATATTTTACTACTAAAAAATCTTACGAAGATATTGAAAAAGCACTTTCATTTAAAGACACTTTAGATCAAGGTATCGAACAAATAAATGCAGGTGAAAAAGAAATATCTCCAGAATTTATTGTAAAATATGAAATTAAACCTGAACATGTAGCAGGTTATAAAGTAAAAGGTTATTGGTACTTTGACAAACGCCAGGGTGAATTAAAATACCGTTTATTAGGAATTTGTCCTCGTGTTCCAGATGTTTATACATTAAAAGGTGAAGCTGCTAATGTAGAGTATGTAGATTTATTTTGGATTTACTTCCCTGCCGCTCGTGAAGTATTACACGGTGCAAAAGCATTCAACGAAAAAAATTCTGCAATGCCATTCTCTTTTGATCATGTATTAAACTCTCGTCGTTTTAGTGGCGTTATCTACCTAGAAGAAAACGTATATGGCGATAGAGAAATTAAAGACTACATGAAAGAAAACTCTCAAATGCAATTATTAGAATCTGAGAGAGTAAAAGAAAAAATACGTAATTTCGAACTTGATATGTGGAATTACTAA
- a CDS encoding NAD(P)/FAD-dependent oxidoreductase — MKEVDFLIVGAGLAGLSISELCLQNNRSIVVFEDYSQNSTQIAGGLYNPVVLKRFSEVWKAKEQLEFAIPFYKKLEQKLNQSFLHEIPLLRKLVSIEEQNDWYIAADKPNLKDYLHPILEQLPNNNIKSAYKFGKVNQTGYLDTNLLKETYATYLDYNQLLVKDTFDYTQLKFSNESITYKNYKAKNIIFAEGFGIHNNPYFNNLPLDGTKGELLLIESENLKVTNIINSSIFVLPIGNHLYKVGATYNWQDKTTYQTQEARLELENNLKELINCEYKVIDHYAGIRPTVKDRKPLLGQHYHYKNAFILNGLGTRGVMFAPFLAHQLYNFIENKIPIDKEVDIQRIYKKIL, encoded by the coding sequence ATGAAAGAAGTTGATTTTTTGATTGTTGGTGCTGGTTTAGCTGGTTTAAGTATTTCTGAATTGTGTTTACAAAACAATCGTAGTATAGTAGTTTTTGAAGATTATTCACAAAATTCAACTCAAATTGCAGGAGGACTATATAATCCAGTTGTCTTAAAACGATTTAGTGAAGTTTGGAAAGCAAAAGAACAATTAGAATTCGCTATTCCATTTTATAAAAAATTAGAACAAAAGCTAAATCAATCTTTCTTACATGAAATTCCCCTACTAAGAAAATTGGTTTCTATCGAAGAACAAAATGATTGGTATATCGCAGCTGATAAACCAAATTTAAAAGATTATTTACATCCAATTTTAGAACAATTACCAAATAATAATATCAAGTCAGCATACAAATTTGGAAAAGTAAATCAAACAGGTTATTTAGACACTAATTTACTAAAAGAAACATATGCTACATATTTAGATTATAATCAACTTCTTGTAAAAGATACATTTGATTACACTCAACTCAAGTTTTCAAATGAATCTATAACTTACAAAAATTATAAAGCAAAAAACATCATATTTGCGGAAGGATTTGGCATACATAATAATCCCTATTTTAATAATTTACCTCTAGATGGTACTAAGGGTGAGTTACTTTTAATAGAATCAGAAAACTTGAAGGTAACAAATATTATAAATTCAAGCATATTTGTTCTTCCAATTGGTAATCATCTGTATAAAGTGGGCGCAACATATAATTGGCAAGATAAAACTACTTATCAAACTCAAGAAGCAAGACTAGAACTAGAAAATAATCTAAAAGAATTAATAAATTGTGAATACAAAGTAATTGATCATTACGCTGGTATTAGACCGACAGTAAAAGATAGAAAACCATTATTGGGTCAACATTATCACTATAAAAATGCATTTATATTAAATGGACTAGGAACTAGAGGTGTTATGTTTGCTCCCTTCCTAGCCCATCAATTATATAATTTTATAGAAAATAAAATTCCCATAGATAAGGAAGTAGATATTCAACGTATTTATAAAAAAATATTATGA
- a CDS encoding DUF983 domain-containing protein has protein sequence MFTKGSKIASMIKGTCPRCQEESMYEVRNPYNLSKALKMHENCSHCHLHYAIEPSFFYGAMYVSYGLGVAFAVAAFVISHVFIGADLKTSFIAIMATLIVFMPIIMRLSRNIWINFFVNFDKNWKEHLHKKS, from the coding sequence ATGTTTACCAAAGGATCTAAAATAGCAAGTATGATTAAAGGTACTTGTCCACGTTGTCAAGAAGAAAGTATGTATGAAGTTCGTAATCCATACAACTTATCCAAAGCTTTAAAAATGCATGAAAATTGTTCTCATTGTCATCTGCATTATGCAATCGAACCTTCTTTCTTTTATGGAGCGATGTATGTAAGCTATGGTTTGGGTGTAGCGTTTGCAGTAGCTGCTTTTGTAATTTCACATGTTTTTATTGGGGCAGATTTAAAGACCTCTTTTATTGCAATTATGGCAACATTAATTGTATTTATGCCAATAATAATGCGTTTATCAAGAAATATATGGATTAATTTCTTTGTAAATTTTGATAAAAATTGGAAAGAGCACTTACATAAAAAGTCATAA
- a CDS encoding ABC-F family ATP-binding cassette domain-containing protein, whose amino-acid sequence MLNIHNLSVSFGGTFLFEEVTFRLGAGDRVGLVGKNGAGKSTMLKMLAGDFKPDSGTIATEKEVKIGFLRQDIDFVKGRTVLEEAYQAFEEIKYYENKIDHINHQLATRTDYESEAYTELIEQLSDFQHQYEIHGGYNYVGDTEKILLGLGFKREDFDNQTDTFSGGWRMRIELAKLLLQSNDILLLDEPTNHLDIESIIWLEGFLKNFPGVVVIVSHDKMFLDNVTNRTIEISLGKAYDFNKPYSQYLVLREEIREKQLATQKNQQKKIEETEKLIEKFRAKASKASMAQSLIKKLDKVERIEVDEDDNSVMNISFPVSITPGRVVVEAEHVTKAYGDKVILKDISLLVERGSKIAFVGQNGQGKSTFIKAIVNEFKYEGTIKLGHNVQLGYFAQNQAEYLDGEKTLLDTMIEAANDTNRSKVRDMLGAFLFRGDDVEKKVKVLSGGERNRLALCRLLLQPINVLVMDEPTNHLDIKSKNVLKAALQNFEGTLLLVSHDRDFLQGMANTVYEFKDQKIREYLGDINFFLEQKNVQNMREIEKKDVVKTETSTTKIEAPKNLSYEEQKAQKALQNKLSKIESQINQLEKEIAKDDENLARNYEKLIEDTQFFAAYEKKKKELDQLMSDWETVQMELEG is encoded by the coding sequence ATGCTTAATATACATAATTTATCGGTTTCATTTGGTGGAACATTTTTATTTGAAGAAGTTACTTTTAGACTTGGCGCTGGTGACCGTGTGGGTTTAGTGGGTAAAAATGGTGCAGGAAAATCAACCATGCTAAAAATGTTGGCGGGTGACTTTAAACCTGATAGTGGCACAATTGCAACTGAGAAAGAAGTAAAAATTGGGTTTTTAAGACAAGATATAGATTTTGTTAAAGGAAGAACGGTTTTAGAAGAAGCGTATCAAGCGTTTGAAGAAATAAAATACTACGAAAACAAAATTGATCATATAAACCATCAGCTAGCTACAAGAACTGATTATGAAAGTGAGGCTTATACTGAATTAATTGAACAATTGAGTGATTTTCAACATCAATATGAAATTCATGGCGGGTATAATTATGTAGGTGATACGGAAAAAATATTGTTAGGATTAGGTTTCAAAAGAGAAGATTTTGATAACCAAACGGATACTTTTTCTGGTGGTTGGCGTATGCGAATTGAATTGGCTAAACTATTGTTGCAATCAAACGACATACTTCTTTTGGATGAACCTACCAACCACTTAGACATCGAAAGTATTATTTGGCTTGAAGGTTTTTTGAAAAATTTCCCCGGTGTGGTTGTTATCGTATCTCACGATAAAATGTTTTTAGATAATGTAACGAATAGAACCATTGAAATTTCTTTAGGAAAGGCGTATGACTTTAACAAACCTTATTCTCAATATTTAGTTTTAAGAGAAGAAATTCGTGAAAAACAATTAGCTACGCAAAAAAATCAACAGAAAAAAATTGAAGAAACTGAAAAACTAATTGAAAAATTTAGAGCAAAAGCTTCTAAAGCTTCAATGGCGCAGTCGCTAATTAAAAAATTGGATAAAGTTGAACGTATTGAAGTCGATGAAGACGACAATTCGGTAATGAACATCTCCTTCCCTGTTTCAATTACACCAGGACGTGTAGTGGTAGAAGCCGAACATGTAACTAAAGCCTATGGTGATAAAGTGATCTTAAAAGATATTTCTTTATTGGTGGAACGAGGAAGTAAAATTGCTTTTGTTGGGCAAAATGGACAAGGAAAATCTACGTTTATTAAAGCCATTGTAAATGAATTTAAATATGAAGGGACTATTAAATTAGGCCACAATGTTCAACTAGGGTATTTTGCACAAAATCAGGCCGAATATTTAGATGGTGAAAAAACATTATTAGACACCATGATTGAAGCTGCAAATGACACTAACAGAAGTAAAGTAAGAGACATGTTGGGTGCTTTTTTATTTAGAGGCGATGATGTAGAAAAAAAGGTAAAAGTTTTGTCTGGAGGCGAACGAAACCGTTTAGCATTGTGTCGTTTATTACTTCAACCTATCAATGTATTGGTAATGGACGAGCCCACGAATCACTTAGATATTAAATCTAAAAATGTATTAAAAGCAGCTTTACAAAATTTTGAAGGCACACTCCTACTGGTATCGCATGACCGTGATTTTTTACAAGGCATGGCCAATACCGTTTATGAATTTAAAGATCAAAAAATTAGAGAATATTTGGGTGATATCAATTTCTTCTTAGAACAGAAAAATGTTCAAAATATGCGAGAAATTGAGAAAAAAGATGTGGTTAAAACAGAAACCTCAACTACAAAAATAGAAGCTCCAAAAAACCTAAGTTACGAAGAACAAAAAGCGCAAAAAGCACTTCAAAATAAACTTTCTAAAATTGAAAGTCAAATCAATCAATTGGAAAAAGAAATTGCAAAAGACGATGAAAATTTAGCCCGTAATTATGAGAAATTAATTGAAGATACCCAATTCTTTGCTGCATACGAAAAGAAAAAGAAAGAATTAGATCAATTAATGTCTGATTGGGAAACGGTTCAAATGGAACTAGAAGGATAA
- a CDS encoding GNAT family N-acetyltransferase, with product MELPSNWDEVAHTNHFLQTPYLKVLENSAPTNMECFYIGIFDSTALIGVALAQYLDLNKLESFGERDKCFKTMIRNFVFKNFASHVLFLGNNMITGQNGYAFSKEIDFASISEILLQSADAIKGYFKNKGIKIHIVSFKDFYEHCSVELKKNHFASVYEFNTQPNMIFSIPHTWKSKEDYIGAFSKKYRDQYKRARKKFDGVVVKELMLDEVIQNEKRIYDLYYYVAKNAPFNTFFLDQQHFSVFKKQCGHRFKLFGYFIHEELVGFHSVLLNGDVLETYFLGYNDKVQKEKMLYLNMLYNMTEFGIEHGFHKIIFGRTALEIKSSIGAEPVKMSGFIMHSNTLINKYISKIFPKLEPELHWQQRHPFK from the coding sequence GTGGAGCTGCCGTCCAATTGGGATGAAGTGGCTCATACCAATCATTTTTTACAAACCCCTTATTTGAAAGTGTTAGAAAATTCAGCACCCACAAATATGGAATGTTTTTATATTGGAATTTTTGATTCTACAGCGTTAATAGGTGTTGCATTAGCTCAATATTTGGATTTAAATAAATTGGAATCTTTTGGAGAACGGGATAAATGCTTTAAAACCATGATTCGAAATTTTGTTTTTAAGAATTTTGCTTCTCATGTACTTTTTTTAGGAAATAATATGATTACAGGGCAAAACGGGTATGCTTTTTCTAAAGAAATTGATTTTGCTAGTATAAGTGAAATTTTATTACAATCGGCAGATGCTATTAAAGGTTATTTTAAAAATAAAGGCATCAAAATTCATATTGTTTCTTTTAAAGATTTTTATGAACACTGTTCTGTTGAATTGAAAAAGAATCATTTTGCTTCAGTTTATGAGTTCAATACCCAGCCTAATATGATATTTTCAATTCCTCATACTTGGAAATCCAAAGAAGATTATATCGGGGCTTTTTCAAAAAAATATAGAGATCAATACAAAAGAGCTAGAAAAAAATTTGATGGTGTTGTAGTAAAAGAATTAATGCTAGATGAGGTAATTCAAAATGAAAAGAGGATTTACGATTTATACTATTATGTAGCAAAAAATGCGCCTTTTAATACTTTTTTCCTAGACCAACAGCATTTTTCAGTTTTTAAAAAACAATGCGGTCACCGATTTAAATTATTTGGGTATTTTATACATGAAGAATTAGTCGGGTTTCATTCAGTTTTATTAAATGGCGATGTTTTAGAGACGTACTTTTTAGGATATAATGATAAAGTTCAAAAAGAAAAAATGTTGTATTTGAATATGTTATACAACATGACCGAATTTGGTATTGAGCACGGTTTTCATAAAATTATTTTTGGAAGAACAGCTTTAGAAATTAAAAGTTCCATTGGTGCTGAACCAGTTAAAATGTCGGGTTTTATCATGCATAGCAATACATTAATTAATAAATATATTAGCAAAATATTTCCAAAATTAGAACCAGAATTACATTGGCAACAAAGACATCCTTTTAAATAA
- a CDS encoding DUF1761 domain-containing protein: MPINPIACLVAALSTFLVGFIWYNPKVFGTIWMNETGMTEEKAQKGNMLKIFGLTLVFSLLLSFMVVPMMVIHQIGAIQLVGGDETNASLIEFMKGKEDAFRSFKHGALHGCMTGLFFVLPVTAINGLFEQKSWKYILVTSGYWIVSLTIMGAIICGWK; encoded by the coding sequence ATGCCAATTAATCCAATCGCATGCTTAGTAGCTGCACTGTCAACTTTTTTAGTAGGTTTCATTTGGTACAATCCAAAAGTGTTCGGTACAATTTGGATGAATGAGACTGGAATGACTGAAGAAAAAGCACAAAAAGGGAACATGCTTAAAATTTTCGGGTTAACCTTAGTGTTTTCCTTATTGCTTTCATTTATGGTAGTTCCAATGATGGTTATTCACCAAATTGGAGCAATTCAATTAGTAGGTGGTGATGAAACAAACGCCTCTTTAATTGAGTTTATGAAAGGTAAAGAAGACGCTTTTCGTTCATTTAAACATGGTGCATTGCATGGATGTATGACCGGATTATTTTTTGTATTACCTGTAACTGCCATTAATGGTTTGTTCGAACAAAAATCATGGAAATATATTTTAGTAACTTCTGGTTATTGGATTGTTTCGTTGACTATAATGGGAGCTATAATTTGTGGTTGGAAATAA
- a CDS encoding heavy-metal-associated domain-containing protein, with the protein MKKIILALVVACSTLTIQAQELKKDEVQVTQQKPNKNKKVEFEVNGNCDMCKKRIEKAAYSVKGVKSAIWNADHQDIHLIIDESKCSVLDVQKAIAKVGHDTAGVKATDEQYGAIHGCCQYRTQETH; encoded by the coding sequence ATGAAAAAAATAATTTTAGCATTAGTAGTAGCTTGTAGTACACTTACTATTCAAGCACAAGAATTAAAAAAAGATGAAGTTCAAGTTACTCAGCAAAAGCCAAACAAGAACAAAAAAGTTGAGTTTGAAGTCAATGGAAATTGTGATATGTGTAAAAAACGTATTGAAAAAGCCGCTTATTCTGTTAAAGGAGTAAAATCAGCAATTTGGAATGCAGATCATCAAGATATTCATTTAATCATAGATGAATCAAAGTGTTCTGTTTTAGATGTACAAAAAGCGATAGCTAAAGTTGGACATGACACAGCAGGAGTGAAGGCAACGGATGAGCAATACGGGGCTATTCACGGATGTTGTCAATACCGTACTCAAGAAACACATTAA
- a CDS encoding TonB-dependent receptor, protein MFMFYRILIALLLPLVTIAQSSITGKIVNANNQPISNAKISVIEQNNSFYTDESGNFSLIQANTDVHLIIEANGYKKMEVKQNCAQDFVLVVEQVSSEKEIEAVVVKKEQKAMNRSVKAVTNTINLSQKELQKAACCNLSESFETNPSIDVNFSDAVTGNKQIKMLGLTSPYILMSEENIPAIRGALQATGLNFIPGTWVESIQITKGAGSVTNGYESISGQINYELLKPIKEVPFYTNAYASNDGRYELNTHFKTKFSEKLSSLVLLHGNTRNQVNDMNQDGFMDNPQGKQINLLNRWQYNDAEKGLVSFFNIKYFKDEKTGGQVGFSRTNPSGLWGSQVDTEKLELSNKIGYVFPDMPFQSIGFQQAFQYNKQNSLFGTKLHEIKHKSYFSNLLFNSILNNTKNKFITGVNFTYDKFEENVVVNFTRNYDRIDNSVGAFFEYSYDNLNNLSFVLGARVDNHNRLGTFFTPRAHLKYIPFERTTIRVSAGRGKRAANIFAENINLLASSREIIIQDAGGKLYGLNPEIAWNYGLSLNQKFNLFGRQHELVLDYYKTDFQNQVVVDLENPQQVTFSNLNGKSYAASFQAELNFNILTHLDIRTAYKYLDVKTDFQKGLLEKPLQAKHRFFANVAYETHIKEKGQQWKFDATFNWIGEQRLPNTKSNPINYQLGDYTKPYEMFNAQVTRTFSSVFEMYVGGENLGNFRQNNAIIASDNPFNAYFDSTMIYGPVFGRMFYAGLRFKIK, encoded by the coding sequence ATTTTTATGTTTTATAGAATTTTAATTGCATTACTGTTACCATTGGTAACAATTGCACAATCAAGTATAACGGGTAAGATTGTTAACGCCAATAATCAACCCATTTCGAATGCTAAAATAAGTGTCATCGAACAAAATAATTCGTTTTATACGGACGAAAGTGGAAACTTTAGTTTGATTCAAGCCAACACCGATGTCCATTTGATAATTGAGGCAAACGGATATAAAAAAATGGAAGTAAAGCAAAATTGCGCTCAAGATTTTGTTTTAGTTGTCGAACAGGTTTCATCTGAAAAAGAAATTGAAGCTGTTGTAGTAAAAAAAGAGCAAAAAGCCATGAATCGTAGTGTTAAAGCAGTAACAAATACGATTAATTTATCCCAAAAAGAACTTCAAAAAGCTGCTTGTTGTAATTTGTCTGAAAGTTTTGAAACCAATCCTTCTATTGATGTCAATTTTTCCGATGCAGTAACAGGTAACAAACAAATTAAAATGTTAGGATTAACCAGTCCTTATATTTTAATGTCGGAAGAAAATATTCCGGCAATTAGAGGTGCGTTACAAGCAACCGGATTAAACTTTATTCCTGGAACTTGGGTAGAAAGTATTCAAATTACAAAAGGAGCGGGGAGTGTAACGAATGGCTACGAAAGCATTTCTGGCCAAATTAATTATGAGTTACTCAAGCCTATAAAAGAAGTGCCGTTTTATACTAATGCCTATGCTTCTAATGACGGTAGGTATGAGCTAAACACCCATTTTAAAACCAAATTTTCTGAAAAATTGAGTTCTTTAGTTTTGCTACATGGGAATACAAGAAACCAAGTAAATGATATGAATCAAGATGGTTTTATGGATAATCCACAAGGAAAACAAATTAATTTATTGAACCGTTGGCAGTATAATGATGCTGAAAAAGGATTGGTTAGTTTTTTTAATATCAAGTATTTCAAAGATGAAAAAACAGGAGGTCAAGTCGGTTTTTCAAGAACTAATCCTTCAGGATTATGGGGAAGTCAAGTTGATACTGAAAAATTAGAATTATCAAACAAAATTGGTTATGTTTTTCCCGATATGCCTTTTCAAAGTATTGGATTTCAACAAGCCTTTCAATACAACAAACAAAATAGTTTATTTGGAACGAAATTGCATGAAATCAAACATAAAAGTTATTTTTCTAACTTATTGTTTAATTCAATCCTAAATAATACTAAAAATAAATTCATTACGGGAGTTAATTTTACGTACGATAAATTTGAAGAAAATGTGGTTGTCAATTTTACTCGTAATTACGACCGAATTGATAATTCTGTTGGTGCTTTTTTCGAATATTCTTATGATAATTTAAACAATTTGAGTTTTGTATTAGGTGCTCGTGTAGACAATCACAACCGTTTAGGTACTTTTTTTACGCCTAGAGCACATTTAAAATATATTCCATTTGAAAGAACAACAATACGTGTGTCGGCAGGTAGGGGTAAACGTGCAGCAAATATTTTTGCTGAGAACATAAATTTATTAGCTAGCTCACGTGAAATTATTATTCAAGATGCTGGAGGTAAATTGTATGGTTTAAATCCTGAAATAGCATGGAATTATGGATTAAGTTTAAACCAAAAATTTAATTTATTTGGAAGACAACATGAATTGGTTTTGGATTATTATAAAACCGATTTTCAAAACCAAGTAGTGGTCGATTTAGAAAACCCTCAGCAAGTTACTTTTTCTAATTTAAATGGTAAAAGTTATGCCGCGTCTTTTCAAGCAGAGTTAAATTTTAATATTTTAACCCATTTAGACATTAGAACAGCGTATAAATATTTAGATGTAAAAACCGATTTTCAAAAGGGATTACTCGAAAAACCATTGCAAGCCAAACACCGATTTTTTGCTAATGTTGCTTATGAAACGCATATTAAAGAAAAGGGACAACAATGGAAATTTGATGCTACATTTAATTGGATTGGCGAACAACGATTACCAAACACGAAAAGTAATCCAATAAATTATCAATTGGGTGATTATACAAAACCTTATGAGATGTTTAATGCACAAGTAACAAGAACTTTTTCTAGTGTGTTTGAAATGTATGTAGGTGGTGAAAATTTGGGTAATTTTAGGCAAAACAATGCCATAATTGCTTCAGATAATCCGTTTAATGCCTATTTTGATAGTACCATGATCTATGGTCCGGTTTTTGGAAGAATGTTTTATGCCGGATTAAGATTTAAGATTAAATAA
- a CDS encoding HYC_CC_PP family protein produces MNFKKQISIFLALFILIVNSSASLVLHFCHNEISYISLVYQENSLIDSTEEDSCCSPQITEEDQKEDSGCCSNQEIKVEKKIDYTIFNHFDFKFQAVIFDVVLPVFKTEEVKTTQEQVTDYYCDANAPPLYKLYSQYIFYA; encoded by the coding sequence ATGAATTTCAAAAAGCAAATAAGTATTTTTTTAGCGCTTTTCATTTTAATTGTGAATAGTAGTGCTAGTCTTGTATTGCATTTTTGTCATAATGAAATTTCCTATATATCTTTAGTTTATCAAGAAAATTCACTAATTGATTCTACAGAAGAAGATTCTTGTTGTTCCCCTCAAATTACGGAAGAGGATCAAAAAGAAGATTCAGGGTGTTGTTCAAATCAAGAAATTAAAGTTGAAAAGAAAATTGATTATACTATTTTTAATCATTTCGATTTTAAATTTCAAGCTGTAATTTTTGATGTAGTTTTACCAGTTTTTAAAACAGAGGAAGTAAAAACTACACAAGAACAAGTTACAGATTATTACTGTGATGCAAACGCACCACCGCTCTATAAACTCTATTCTCAATACATTTTCTACGCTTAA